A genomic stretch from Juglans microcarpa x Juglans regia isolate MS1-56 chromosome 3S, Jm3101_v1.0, whole genome shotgun sequence includes:
- the LOC121257424 gene encoding glycine--tRNA ligase, mitochondrial 1-like: MDASEEILRKTLAEKQSAIEAHGNAVRALKAAGAAKPEIDAAIESLNGLKLEKTSIERQLQAAIGGGDSSLNREAFRQAVVNTLERRLFYIPSFKIYRGVAGLYDYGPPGCAVKSNVLAFWRQHFVLEENMLEVDCPCVTPEVVLKASGHVDKFTDLMVKDEKTGTCYRADHLLKDFCNEKLQKDLSISTEKAAELKHILAVLDDLSAEELGAKLKEYGITAPDTKNPLSDPYPFNLMFQTSIGPSGLSPGYMRPETAQGIFVNFKDLYYYNGNKLPFAAAQIGQAFRNEISPRQGLLRVREFTLAEIEHFVDPENKFHPKFSEVANWEFLMFPREEQMSGHSAKKIPLGEAVSRGIVNNETLGYFIGRVYLFLTRLGIDKDRLRFRQHLANEMAHYAADCWDAEIECSYGWIECVGIADRSAYDLRAHSEKSGVPLVAQEKFPEPREVEKLVINPVKKELGLAFKGNQKMVVEALEAMNEKEALEMKAALESKGVSEFNVCTLGKNVTIKKNMVAISKEIKKEHQRVFTPSVIEPSFGIGRIIFCLFEHSFYTRLSKAGDEQLNVFRFPPLVAPIKCTVFPLVQQQHYEEVAKVISQSLTTAGISHKIDITGTSIGKRYARTDELGVPFAITVDSTSSVTIRERDSKDQVRVSVEEAASVVKEVTDGRRTWADVWSTFPHHSSGSVEADE; this comes from the exons TTGAAGCTTGAGAAGACATCGATCGAAAGGCAGCTCCAAGCTGCCATTGGCGGCGGTGACAGCTCCCTCAACAGGGAAGCGTTCCGTCAGGCGGTGGTGAACACTCTGGAACGGCGTTTGTTCTACATTCCGTCCTTCAAAATCTATCGCGGCGTTGCTGGGCTTTATGATTATGGCCCGCCGGGCTGTGCCGTTAAGTCTAACGTTCTGGCTTTCTGGCGACAG CATTTTGTGCTTGAGGAAAACATGTTGGAAGTTGACTGCCCATGTGTCACACCTGAGGTGGTCCTGAAGGCATCTGGTCATGTTGACAAATTCACTGACCTTATGGTGAAGGATGAGAAAACTGGGACCTGCTACCGTGCAGACCACTTGCTCAAGGATTTTTGTAACGAGAAGCTTCAGAAAGACCTTAGCATAAGTACAGAGAAGGCAGCTGAACTGAAACATATACTTGCAGTATTGGATGATCTCTCAGCTGAAGAGCTGGGTGCAAAGCTCAAGGAGTATGGCATTACTGCTCCAGATACAAAGAATCCACTGTCTGATCCTTATCCATTCAACTTAATGTTTCAAACCTCAATAGGCCCTTCTGGCTTGAGTCCTGG GTATATGCGTCCTGAAACTGCGCAAGGcatatttgttaattttaaggACTTGTATTATTACAATGGGAACAAGCTTCCCTTTGCAGCAGCTCAAATTGGTCAGGCTTTTAGAAATGAG ATATCTCCTCGCCAAGGCCTTTTGAGAGTCCGTGAGTTTACGCTAGCAGAGATTGAGCACTTTGTTGATCCTGAAAACAAGTTTCATCCAAAATTCTCAGAAGTTGCCAACTGGGAGTTTCTGATGTTCCCAAGAGAAGAACAAATGTCCGGCCATTCTGCAAAGAAAATTCCACTGGGTGAAGCAGTTTCAAGG GGAATTGTCAACAACGAAACTCTTGGCTACTTCATTGGGAGGGTATATCTCTTCCTAACTCGTCTAGGTATAGACAAAGACCGTTTACGGTTCCGGCAGCATCTTGCAAATGAAATGGCCCACTATGCCGCTGACTGTTGGGATGCTGAGATTGAGTGTTCCTATGGGTGGATTGAATGTGTTGGCATTGCAGATAGGTCTGCCTATGACTTACGTGCTCACTCG GAGAAAAGTGGTGTCCCTCTTGTGGCTCAGGAAAAATTCCCAGAACCCAGAGAAGTAGAG AAACTAGTAATCAATCCAGTGAAAAAAGAGCTGGGTCTTGCATTCAAGGGGAACCAAAAAATGGTGGTCGAAGCTTTGGAG GCAATGAATGAAAAAGAAGCTTTGGAAATGAAGGCTGCTTTAGAATCCAAAGGAGTGAGTGAATTTAATGTGTGCACTCTTGGAAAAAACGTTACCATTAAGAAGAACATGGTTGCAATTTCAAAGGAGATAAAGAAAGAACACCAGAGAGTTTTCACACCGTCTGTAATCGAGCCATCTTTTGGCATAGGGAGGATAATATTTTGCCTCTTTGAACACTCCTTCTATACAAGGCTGAGTAAAGCTGGGGATGAACAATTAAATGTGTTCCGTTTTCCACCTCTTGTAGCACCTATTAAATGCACGGTTTTCCCACTTGTTCAGCAACAACATTATGAGGAGGTGGCAAAAGTCATCTCCCAATCATTGACTACGGCTGGAATCTCACATAAGATTGACATTACAG GGACTTCAATTGGTAAACGATATGCAAGAACCGATGAACTTGGTGTACCATTTGCGATCACTGTTGATTCAACATCCTCTGTGACAATCCGGGAGAGGGACAGTAAGGATCAGGTCCGTGTTAGTGTGGAAGAGGCAGCGTCTGTTGTAAAGGAGGTAACCGATGGACGGAGAACATGGGCAGATGTTTGGTCTACTTTCCCCCATCATTCCTCTGGATCCGTTGAGGCAGATGAGTGA